The following coding sequences lie in one Musa acuminata AAA Group cultivar baxijiao chromosome BXJ3-1, Cavendish_Baxijiao_AAA, whole genome shotgun sequence genomic window:
- the LOC103997849 gene encoding polygalacturonase-like, giving the protein MNDYYNPGWFEFKHLNGLEIGGGGTLDGQGAASWNKTNCPPKRSCKSLPISMRLLRVSNATISNLTFMNSKGFHIGLQQSSSVTISRLRISAPADSPNTDGIHISRSDNVMLTSLNIGTGDDCISIGQGVNNLQISDVTCGPGHGISVGSLGKYMNEEDVSGVSVRNCTVSGTTNGVRIKTWPGSPPSQASNFTFEDIIMHNVSNPIIIDQHYCPDHDCVVSPSRVKIQNVTFRRIQGTSNDPVAVKLMCSETMACENVHLQDISLIMENNTANSNITSSCSNVKGVAVGLQNPESCLY; this is encoded by the exons ATGAACGACTACTACAATCCCGGGTGGTTCGAGTTCAAGCATCTCAATGGGTTGGAGATCGGTGGCGGCGGAACCCTGGATGGCCAGGGAGCTGCGTCTTGGAATAAGACCAACTGCCCTCCCAAAAGAAGCTGCAAAAGCCTTCCTATC TCCATGAGGTTGTTGAGGGTGAGCAACGCAACGATCTCTAACCTTACTTTCATGAATAGCAAGGGCTTCCACATCGGCCTGCAGCAGAGCTCGTCCGTCACCATCAGTCGCCTCCGGATATCGGCGCCCGCCGACAGCCCCAACACCGACGGCATCCACATCAGCAGATCCGACAACGTCATGCTCACCAGCCTCAACATCGGCACTGGCGACGACTGTATCTCCATAGGCCAAGGCGTGAACAATCTGCAGATATCGGATGTCACTTGCGGCCCCGGCCATGGCATCAG CGTGGGGAGTCTGGGCAAGTACATGAACGAGGAGGACGTGTCCGGGGTGAGCGTCCGGAACTGCACGGTGTCGGGGACGACCAACGGAGTTCGGATCAAGACGTGGCCGGGATCGCCGCCGAGCCAGGCTTCAAACTTCACGTTCGAGGATATCATCATGCACAACGTCTCCAACCCCATCATCATCGATCAACACTACTGCCCCGACCACGACTGCGTCGTTTCG CCGTCTCGGGTGAAGATCCAGAACGTGACGTTCAGGAGAATTCAAGGGACCTCGAACGATCCCGTAGCGGTCAAACTGATGTGCAGCGAAACCATGGCTTGCGAGAACGTGCACCTCCAGGACATCAGCCTCATCATGGAGAACAACACAGCCAATTCTAACATAACCTCCTCTTGCTCCAATGTGAAGGGGGTGGCCGTGGGGCTTCAGAACCCCGAATCATGTCTTTATTAA
- the LOC135629654 gene encoding uncharacterized protein LOC135629654 has product MAKKKVAALSGRAWRQLRVALLWVRKGGVFKRGIFLGLRVVPGYLKSLKLGGRRSDRLHFGEREFSVEETPAFHFKTPSMRLLRIPCITPAADLDTDDDDLIFAKLDRKSYLPDKHETKAASEIGCEDDDDDDNAVLECEDHAEMEEEDEIDRKAEQFIAKFYQQMKMQRQISLLQYNEMLKRGVN; this is encoded by the coding sequence ATGGCTAAGAAGAAAGTGGCGGCGTTGTCCGGCCGCGCATGGAGGCAGTTGCGCGTGGCTCTTCTGTGGGTGCGCAAGGGCGGCGTGTTCAAGCGTGGCATATTCCTTGGCCTCCGCGTCGTCCCCGGCTACCTCAAGAGCCTTAAACTCGGTGGCCGCCGCTCCGACAGGCTCCACTTCGGAGAGCGTGAGTTCTCCGTCGAGGAGACACCAGCTTTCCACTTCAAGACGCCTTCCATGCGGCTTCTCCGCATCCCCTGCATCACTCCTGCCGCGGACTTGGATACGGACGACGACGATCTCATCTTCGCCAAGCTTGACAGGAAAAGTTACTTACCGGATAAGCATGAGACGAAAGCGGCGAGCGAGATCGGCTGCGaggatgatgacgacgacgacaatGCGGTACTGGAATGCGAGGATCATGCGGAgatggaggaagaagatgagatcGACAGAAAGGCGGAACAGTTCATAGCAAAGTTTTACCAACAGATGAAGATGCAGCGCCAGATCTCATTGCTTCAGTACAATGAGATGCTCAAGAGAGGCGTAAATTGA
- the LOC135629189 gene encoding E3 ubiquitin-protein ligase EL5-like gives MLWLSTICVLDAVLGSEVGNRSFRTLPVSTLCALPNGGVGGTLASASATCRGLRPSVLDFLPVLIFAAAPGCDEDVVECAVCLNELEEGEKMRALPRCGHCFHMECIDMWFHSHSTCPLCRTAVEAAPPPPCVDGLHLIWGKWYDVSEHSE, from the coding sequence ATGCTTTGGCTTTCCACAATTTGTGTGCTTGACGCTGTTCTCGGGTCTGAGGTAGGCAACCGTAGCTTTCGTACCCTACCCGTTTCAACTTTGTGCGCCTTGCCTAACGGCGGCGTGGGCGGCACCCTCGCCTCCGCCTCTGCCACCTGTCGCGGCCTCCGCCCTAGCGTACTCGACTTCCTCCCCGTTCTCATCTTCGCCGCCGCACCGGGGTGCGACGAGGATGTGGTGGAGTGCGCGGTGTGCCTCAACGAGTTGGAGGAAGGGGAGAagatgcgagccctcccgcggtgCGGCCACTGCTTCCACATGGAGTGCATAGACATGTGGTTCCACTCCCACTCCACATGTCCCCTTTGCCGCACCGCCGTGGAGGCTGCCCCGCCACCGCCGTGCGTGGATGGGTTGCATCTCATTTGGGGCAAGTGGTATGATGTGAGTGAACATAGTGAATGA